The sequence GAAGCTCGTTGCGCCACTGGCCTCCCGCGCTGCCATCAAGTCGCGGGTGACCTCGGTCTGGCCATAGACCATCACGGTGTCCCCACCCGTCAGGGCTTTAAGGTCCACGCGAATGCGGCGGCCACTGAGCGCTAGCTCGACACCCTCATGCACCTGACCTTCCCGATCCATCCGCTCGGCCACACCGGCCTCGCGCAACAGGTCCACCATGCCCTGTTCCAGCACGCCGGCACGGATGCGGCCCAGCACGTAGTCGGGCGTCTGCCGTTCGATTATCACGTTGGGGATGCCTGCGTTATGCAGCAACTGGCCGAGCAACAGCCCGGACGGGCCGGCACCGACGATGGCGACGCCTGTTTTCATGGATGAGTCCTCGCTTGTTATTGTCGGGGGCGGCGGACTGCCACACCCTGTCGAGACGTCCCATGTTCGGCTCGCCGGGCCCCGCTGGTAATGGATGCAGCGACACACGACTTGGACTTTCATAAACTTCGTTCGATTAACGAACAGCACGAGCGTCAACCATGAAGGGCCACCCTTCCGATTCCTTCATCCCCGTTTTCAAGCTCTACGGCGCCGGTCTCGAGTGGCCCACGCCCGATCTGTTGCACTGCGAATCCATCGCCGACCGCAGCCGCTTGCACGACTGGGAGATTCGCCCGCATCGCCATGCCGACCTGACCCAGTTGCTCTATATCCGTCGCGGCTGGGCTGAGGTCGAGTTGGAAGGCGTGCGCACACGCATCGACGAAGCGGCCGTGCAGGTCGTGCCGCCGCTGTGCATTCACGGGTTTCGTTTTTCCGAGCGGGTCGAGGGTTATGTGCTGACGCTAGCCAATCCGCTCCTGGCTCAGCTGGAAACTGCCTTGGACGGCCAAGGAGCGGCGCTGGGCAGCGCCGGTCTGCATCGCGCGGGCCGGGACCGTCGCTTTCTGAACACACTGTTCGAAGCGATCGACCGCGAGTACCGCACCCCAGCGCCGGCGCGCGATCTGCTGTTGCAATCGCTGGTCGGCGTGCTGGCGGTGTGGGTCGGCCGCCAGATGCTGGTCGGCCAGGCGCAGCGACCAAGCCGCGCTCAGGAACTGCTGGCGGCATTCACTGACATGGTGGAGAAGGAGTTCGGCACCCAGCGCACGGTGGAAGGCTATGCCGCCCAGCTCGACATTACCCCGGCCTACCTGAACACCCTTGCGCGGCGCTTTACGGGCCACACCGCTCAGGGTGTGCTCCACCAGCGCCTGTTGCTGGAAGCCAAACGGCAACTAATCTACACCGCGATGAGTGTCAGCCAGATATCCGACGGGCTTGGATTTTCCGAACCGGCGTACTTCTCGCGTTTCTTTAAACGGCTCACCGGGCAATCGCCCAAGGCGTTTCGGGCAAGCCTGAACGCCATTTCGGGCGAACCGCCGAAGTCGGCTGATTCACCGCTACCCCTGCATCGAATGCCTGGCTCCGTTTGACATGCGCAAAGATACGACGCGGACAGCATCGAACTCCCGATGCCCACAAGCGCAGCGATTAAAGATCCAGCACCAACCGCGCACTTTTGGACCGTGAGCAGCATGGCGTGAACTGATCGTTCGCCGCCTGCTCCTGTTCGGTCATGAACAGATCGCGGTGGTCCGGCTCGCCGTCCAGGACACGGGTCAGGCAGGTGCCGCAGATGCCCTGTTCGCAAGACAGCGGCACGATGACCCCCGCCGCTTCCAGCACCTGCGCAACACTCTGATCGGCCGGCACCTGCAAAACCTGGCCACTGCTGCCCAGCTGAACCTCGAAACTGCCGTTGCCCGCCTGAGCAGTGGGGGCTGCGCTAAAGTATTCGCGGTGCAGATTCGCCTCGTCCCAGCCCTGTGCTTTCGCAGTGCCTAGGATATGTTCCATGAACCCACCCGGGCCGCACACATAGAGATGCGTTCCTTGCTCGGGCGCAGCCAGCACAGCTGCGGCGTTCAGAGGTCCGCCGCCGTTGCCATCGTCAAAATGCAGGTGCGCCCGGTTGCTGAACGGTGCTTCGCGCAGACGGCCGACGAAGGCCGCGCGGTCTGCGGAGCGCGCGCAGTAATGCACTTCGAACTCCGCGCCCATATGCGCCAGCCGCTCAGCCATGCAGAGAATCGGCGTGATTCCAATGCCGCCGGCGAACAACAGGCTTCGCTTCGCCTCGTGAACCAGCGGGAACAGGTTGCGCGGCTCACTGATCTGCAGCTCGGTGCCTTCGGTCAGCGCATGCACGGCTTCGGAGCCGCCTCGCGAGGCAGGATCCTTCAGCACCCCAATCTGGTAACGGTGGGACTCATCCGAGTGATTGCACAGCGAATACTGCCGAACCAGGCCGCCTGGTAGATACACGTCGATATGCGAACCGGCACTAAACGCCGGCAACGGCCCTCCATCAACGCGCACCAAATCGATGCCGACGATGCCCAGCGCTTCCTGTCGACGCGCGGCAACCTTGACGGTGATCATGCCGCACCTCCGCCCATGAGCTGTACGGGTATAGCGGCTGGCTCAGCCTCCCGAGCCATCAGTCGATCCAGAATCTTGCGCGCCTGAACGCCGCCTGCATCGATATTCA comes from Stutzerimonas stutzeri and encodes:
- a CDS encoding helix-turn-helix domain-containing protein; protein product: MKGHPSDSFIPVFKLYGAGLEWPTPDLLHCESIADRSRLHDWEIRPHRHADLTQLLYIRRGWAEVELEGVRTRIDEAAVQVVPPLCIHGFRFSERVEGYVLTLANPLLAQLETALDGQGAALGSAGLHRAGRDRRFLNTLFEAIDREYRTPAPARDLLLQSLVGVLAVWVGRQMLVGQAQRPSRAQELLAAFTDMVEKEFGTQRTVEGYAAQLDITPAYLNTLARRFTGHTAQGVLHQRLLLEAKRQLIYTAMSVSQISDGLGFSEPAYFSRFFKRLTGQSPKAFRASLNAISGEPPKSADSPLPLHRMPGSV
- a CDS encoding PDR/VanB family oxidoreductase; translation: MITVKVAARRQEALGIVGIDLVRVDGGPLPAFSAGSHIDVYLPGGLVRQYSLCNHSDESHRYQIGVLKDPASRGGSEAVHALTEGTELQISEPRNLFPLVHEAKRSLLFAGGIGITPILCMAERLAHMGAEFEVHYCARSADRAAFVGRLREAPFSNRAHLHFDDGNGGGPLNAAAVLAAPEQGTHLYVCGPGGFMEHILGTAKAQGWDEANLHREYFSAAPTAQAGNGSFEVQLGSSGQVLQVPADQSVAQVLEAAGVIVPLSCEQGICGTCLTRVLDGEPDHRDLFMTEQEQAANDQFTPCCSRSKSARLVLDL